TATTCTCATGCATTTCTATGAAGAAATATGAAACACAAAATCTACTTTACAGTACCAGCTACGTGCGGACAGTGCCCAGCTATAGACATGACacaaaatatatgaataataataataataataataataataataataataataataataataataattattattattattataagttttGAATCCCCCACTGCCCACAAACTACACACCTGTCACAAGCACAAAACGAATTGGTTACATTATTAATTTACAGGTCTGGCAATTACACAGCGAAGAGGGCGTAATGAATTAATATATTCAGCGGATCTGCTACCACTGTATTATTAGCAATATCATTGTTGTCAGTCTACTTCTGCTTTTTCGCTCACGTGTAAAAAAAACTCCGccaataaatagattttttttagccCTGGTTcacctttccttttttttgtcgGCTGCCTTTCCGCACTGCGGCGGTTGATTAAAGTCTTGCCTAcaactgtattattattgcaATAAATAACCTGAGAAAATAAGAATGAGACGTAATTGGTCTGAATTCGAAAGTATAAAACTGGTTTCGCTTTGAATTTCAACTGCTGCTATATTGTCACTCACCCTTCTCGTGCTTCCCGTATTTGGTGCGGTCTTGGTTTTGTTGTAAACACTAGAAACCGTGCCCAGCGTTGCGAAGTGATTGACACGGTGCCTGGCCAATAGAGACAACGGTACGGACAGTACGGAACGTGCCGCTTCAGTGGAAGGCGGAACtagtacactgtgtgtgtgtgtgtgtgtgtgtgtgtgtgtgtgtgtgtgtgtgtgtgtgtgtgtgtgtgtgtgtgtgtgtgtgtgtgtgtgtgtgtgtgtgtgtgtgtgtttggaggggGGTGAGGCAGctagacaaaaaaatgaaaccacCTGCTATATGAAGCATAAAATGGTTCGTTCCTTCCTGATTTGAGTGTCATTTTGTCCTAGAATCTAATTGGTTCTTTGACATTATTAATTAAGGCTTTGTTACCTGATGCATGCAGAACTGTGATATTttgactttttggtttctggaCGATAAAGGCAAAAACTATCTGGGATACAGGGTTCATGTTCGGTAGCTAACTGTAAATTTGTAGGCACAAGGAAAGACAACCCTTTAGATTTCTACAATACTAAGTGAATGGTTTAGTATTTCAGATGTGTGTGATTCTGCTGAATATTATCACACCGTGAACCaaatttttttggttcctgggtagtaagtgttatttcctaattgcttatgcctcaaaagtatagacaatggctattattccccacaaactttgcttttgtgaccaggacagtgatattttgaaatttacctattttccagaacattccagatagattcagtgctgagtaaacttggagtaacttctagaactttctagaactttccagcaatataaatagtagtataaatacaggggccttaagcccaccagttcagtttagttccagctgcctaagtggatacatatctgcatttttctgagatggcatcaagaggctgcaagcatccggcagacgcattttgctatgtctgcggccattttatcaagacaagagcgaaaaagtactccatggaagcatctgctaagatgtgtgaggcctacaaggcatatttcggcatgcctgtcggggatcaagacaaaccctgggcacctcatttcacctgcgagcactgcaaaaaaactctggaaggtaagatggacaattgttgctcggaattttatgttataaaatttgttaaaatttttaaaattgtgaaagtttttaattttaaaatgttttacaattttcaatgttattgaaaaaatatatcatatatgaaaaatgttgcgagaatctcttacacattagtcatgtaaatgtatttttgtaggatggtacagaggggaaaagagagtcatgaagttcgctatcccaagaatttggcgggaacccactgaccactcaagcaactgctacttctgcatggtggacccttccaagcggaccgagttctctgtggggaggaacaacgtcaagttggagccactggtggacccccggaaggtgctgatgccaccactgcacatcaaattgggccttatgaaacaatttgtcagagctctagataaggagtcggcagccttcaagtaccttcaagacttcttccctaagctgtctgaggcaaaggtcaaagccagtgtcttcgtcggaccacagataaagaagatcctggagtgcaatgaattccccaagaagctcactagtaaggagaaagcggcttggaacagctttgtcgcagtggttcggggcttcctgggcaatcacaaggccaaaaaatatgtggagctggttgagactctggtgaagaactacggcacaatgggctgtaggatgtccctcaaagtccatatccttgatgctcatcttgataaattcaagaagaacacgggagcgtactcggagaagcaaggcgagcgcttccaccaggatatactggactttgaatgccgctaccaaggacagtataacgagaacatgatgggagactacatttgggggctgattcgtgaaagtgatttacagtataatcgtaaatcatttttgtattattttagtataaatacatgttaatttggattcatatgttatttttttctgactttatgtgaatgaaaagacacaaattcgcccgttttctcattggaaataggtcaatttcaaaatatcactgtcctggtcacaaaagcaaagtttgtggggaataatagccattttctatacttttgaggcataagcaattaggaaataacacttactacccaggaacaaaaattgtgttacatagtgtcatCAAACACTATTTTCTGTGAATAAGTTAAGTGAATAAGATAGTGTTTCTGCTATATGAAAAAAATGACACTTTGCAGTAAATTAGATGGAGTTCATTCGTTTGGAAAGGAGACAGTTCAGATGCACCCACATCTTTATTACAATGGAGTCAGTCTAATAAACAGGATAACAGCACGATTTCCAGATAATATGCTTGTAGAGAACAAGAGGGTAAATCTTTGTACATTATACCATCCCAGGTCATCTTCTGACAAAATGAAATAACTGACAAAATGAAATATCTTCTGTCAATATGAAATAATTTTCTCCTCTAGTGCCTTTATTGTAGAACATGCTGCTGCAGATTCCTCATAAACAGAAGCACTTGCATCCcctataattgtaaaaaaaaaattttttaaaaactgtaaacacaatttagatcttttatttaacattatgcaaagaaattacaaaatgatatcgcaaaagccagcacagtaatacagtatttcatgttagattttttaaatgtaaattcatTGATGTAATTAAATTGTTCTAACTGAGAAAGCATCCTCGTGAAAAGAATGGTGCcacactgcagggatggaaataagactcccgttgcatagcagtttgatccgttcctggttttagtaggagtttaataagatacacctgagcttgttacctaaacacCAGGGTTAAtaaggctcattttaaaacctggaatgggtgaaactgctatgcagtaagaATTGTATTTCCATGCTGGATTGTGATAGTATATCAGCGCTGTATAATATCAACATTGAGCATGTCAGTTGTCATTGTATCAGATAGGAAACACTGCCACTGCAATCTGCTGGCATTCACAGCCCACATAAAGACCCCAAATGCTTAAGAGgggaaataaattcaaaaacaagaaacaatatGGTTGTTGAAAATCAAACGAAGAAGGGTAAGTTATGACTCTGTTCATGTAAATAGTATATAAAAAAGTCATTGTGAAGTGCTGCCCATCTCTTTACATACTGTCAGCTATTCAATCTGCTGACCCTGAGGAGGACAGTAGAGAAGGTTCTCTTTGTAGGAAATGAATCTCAGAATCCTCAAACTCAACGGCCACACCTAAAGGAGAAATGAAGAAACGTGTGCTTTTACCATGCtatcactgtgctgtattacactttgctgtgcttttactgtgggaaacttttagaaggggcACCCAACTTACTCACTGATTTGAGCAGCCGGATTTCAAATGgctataattatttgtatttgggaattgcttagagcCTTAGTCCACATTAACATAGAGATCACATGTCTTATTTCTGTTGTTTTATTGTGTAGGCTGCTGACTAAAGTTTGAAGCACACTTGTATATTAAGCTAATAATTAATTATCCTGCTGCACCCCCTACAGGCTACTAATAGTAGTGCATGTTGTTTTTGAGGCAGAAGGGGCCTACCTACCTCTTACTGTGCCGGCGCTCCAGCATCAAACTTCTTCTTCCTGCCCTCCATCCCGGACATGGCCTCCACATTCTTACGCCAGTCAGTCACCTCCTTCTCctgcgagagaggagagaggggttagCACACACAGATGGGCTTTTTCACtttcatttcaatgtattttattttagagatTTAGGAATTTAATATATCGGACGGATTAAAACCAGTGGAAAATCTCCTGGCAGCACTTTCTGGGGTTTCCTATTGCCAGTGCAAATTCTACACCCAGTCAGAAACCACAAAAATAGCCAGCAACAAACGTTCTTTCAATTGCAGCATCCCTTGCACTGCTTCAGGTTGGCCACATTCGGAGAAAGCGCTGAAACACGCAGGGTCGACTGTACAAATTAATTTATAACTCGTCTCGCTTATCAGTTTACAAAATAAgttttgtgcattctttgtatgcAAGCCCTGAGGCACCAAAGCCAAAGATATTATAAGTTGATACAAAAtgtttcaaattgtattttacaAGTGAATGCGCTGTGAAGCGTGTCATTATCAGCATGTGATTGTacgtacactccattcattgatgggttcctAATTCCAGCTGcaaattatcattttaaatgaaccagtgttgttgttttctttttcttttactgattcgaaatgcaattttaatgacttaggtcagattaatcattgtccaaaatgttctcGAGGAAGGGGGGAGACACCCCAAGCCTCCCACCACCCTCTCATCCGAAGCATTCCAGCTGATGAAactcaaactgtgtgaaatacctcactgtgattggctgatttctgaGATGTGATTTGCAGCTCTTGCTAGGCTCTAACTGAGACCCGACTTCTACAGTAAAGTCTGGGTGCGTCTCTATTGGTGCTGCTCAGGGCCGTACCTTTTCTTCTTCCTTCTTCACAGACTTGAGGTTAGCCCTGAGATCGAGAGAGGCCTTGTGTGTGGACCCCAGGAGGGCCCCCAGCATGGCATCGGCTGAGATGCGCACTCGCTTCAGGTTGGGCCTCTTGAACTTCCCCTTCAGGTCAAAGATCTTCTGAGCCAAACCCTCGATCTAGCACCAGAGACGACACATGGGCACAGTTCACgattactggaagcaaactaaaccggctgccaggtccCTGAATGCAGCGTGAcaggcagtgtttatttttaggtGATAAAAATGACGTATATTTACACTATTGATTCAGGATTTTTTGTTTACGGGGAACAAgatattacatggcaatgggccaatttcacagaaatcatgaaatctattgtaactttaaaaaaaacaatacagccttAGTTATTTCAGACATGACAGGGGGGTGCATATTACAGTATTCGTATTACCCTATAGCTACTTATAGTTACAGTTACCCTTATagttatagtaaaagcatagcaaagtgcaacaaagcacagtaaagcacggtaaagcatagggaagcattgcaaagcagagagaggtatggtaaagcatagggaagcattgtaaagcacagagaggtatggtaaagcatagggaagcattgcaaagcagagagaggtatggtaaagcatagggaagcattgtaaagcacagagaggtatggtaaagcatattcaaaaacacggcaaactatggtaaactacagtaaatgcatattaccatggaaaaaagcatgggaaaaccaCAAAATTActttgcaaatttactgtggcaaacttttataaaggcTGCATTTGTTATTGCTATTGATTTCACAGATTATTATAGACCAGGCGGTCTCAGCACCATATGATTCTTTACGATTTGATACCAAGGAAACTGACTCCAGTCCAGTATTGGAGCAAATGAACCACTTGTGACATGAGAATATTCTTCTTTCTCCTTTTCTACAAGCTTACCATGTGTATGCTACCACGTATTGTACCAAAGAAAATGCTCCACATACATATACTGcagttctaataataataataataataataataataattattattattattatttttattattattattattattattgtacacaTTACATAATAAGGCTGTCATTTTCCTCAATGGGTTATTACGATTACAGTTATGATTACAGTTATGATTATGGGTACCATTACAGTTATGATTACAGTTATGATTACAGTTATGATTATGGGTATGATTCTGGTTACCTCCTTGTTGTTTTTGACGACTTTAACCTCAAAGTCGTAGCGCTCCTCATCAATCACATCGATTTTATGGTGCATCTGTTTGCACAGCTCCTGTACGAAACACAAGCAGGGACACAGCATGTAGATACAGGAGTGGTGCAGATTGACAGGACTGCGCTGAACGAGGCATGCAGGGACGTGACCCATAACAaaatgttaaccctttaaggtacaaggcaCGTGTGTGTCCCACGAATAACACAGATGCTAACTTTCTTACTTTCTGGTTGTAATAAAGACCAGAACTGGATGGATCTCGAGGACCAGAGTGGAGTACCATTGCACTAAACTTAACTCTAACTCTGACCCTTTTCtgacaattgtgtacttacacatactgtgcaaaaaatatttacatgttatataactatgcataataccactataattatgtgtaagtacacctgtattcACGAtgttactatgtaaatgcacagcaattagagacacttaatgtaaagtgttaccaaaaaaagtATTGATTGGGATGGAGCCGAGAGCTGTGTTTGATAGGGATGGTGTTGAGAGCTGTGTTTGATAGTGATGGAGCTGAGAGCTGTGTTTGATAGGGATGGAGCTGAGAGCTGTGTTTGATAGGGATGGTGTTGAGAGCTGTGTTTGATAGTGATGGAGCTGAGAGCTCTGTTTGATGGGGATGGACCTGAGAGCTGTGTTGGATAGGGATGGAGCTGCGAGCTGTGTTTGATAGGGATGGACCTGAGAGCTGTGTTGGATAGGGATGGAGCTGAGAGCTGTGTTTCATAGGGATGGTGTTGAGAGCTGTGTTTCATAGGGATGGTGTTGAGAGCTGTGTTTGAGAGGGATTGAGCTGAGAGCTTCAGGTGTCAGGTTTACCTGCAGTTCCTGTAGAGACATCCTCCCACAGTCCAGAGGAGGGACCCGCTCTGCCATGATCTTCaccttctcctctctcttctctttcaTCTCATTCTCCAGCATGACGGCTGCTTTCGCCAGCATGAGGGTCTGGAGGGAGGACCAGATAATCGCAGGTACAGCGAATCAGAGAGAGCTTCAGAAACAGTGCTTATAGAGGCTTTCCTAACAATAACTCCCTGTCCTGCCCATCCACTCACTGTGCGTGTCTCAAATGTGTCATTTTGAAAGAAATTAAAGATTTACCAAGTGTAcaactctggccaaaagttttgcatcaccctatagaattgacTGATt
The sequence above is a segment of the Acipenser ruthenus chromosome 7, fAciRut3.2 maternal haplotype, whole genome shotgun sequence genome. Coding sequences within it:
- the LOC117415335 gene encoding troponin I, slow skeletal muscle-like, with protein sequence MLAKAAVMLENEMKEKREEKVKIMAERVPPLDCGRMSLQELQELCKQMHHKIDVIDEERYDFEVKVVKNNKEIEGLAQKIFDLKGKFKRPNLKRVRISADAMLGALLGSTHKASLDLRANLKSVKKEEEKEKEVTDWRKNVEAMSGMEGRKKKFDAGAPAQ